In Trichoderma atroviride chromosome 2, complete sequence, one DNA window encodes the following:
- a CDS encoding uncharacterized protein (EggNog:ENOG41~TransMembrane:2 (o6-23i44-65o)): MALGVNYGAFSAAFSASLAGLLWRDILARKHIRVRSLDFARVNLPIISIAMIVGCVVLVGEVYIVRKETPYKM; this comes from the coding sequence ATGGCTCTCGGCGTCAACTACGGTGCGTTCAGTGCTGCGTTCAGCGCTTCGTTGGCTGGTCTGCTTTGGCGCGACATCCTCGCCAGGAAGCATATTCGCGTAAGAAGTCTCGACTTTGCGCGCGTGAATCTTCCCATCATTTCCATTGCGATGATTGTCGGATGTGTGGTTCTTGTGGGCGAAGTATACATCGTCAGGAAAGAAACGCCCTACAAAATGTAG
- a CDS encoding uncharacterized protein (EggNog:ENOG41~TransMembrane:9 (o20-43i88-109o129-149i169-197o217-240i252-271o337-355i367-388o601-623i)): MAQSDGDPLSTSQIKDWRSIITLIVFILTNVNVLCPFHIPIYIPRKISDLFEDSLGALRVIPKRRYRPPPLAEDDDNGKIKPWVRLNFPMNFVTAPLIADLFLLAILAIGRQEVHDGIIGADNISPIDIMAFFLTLAYIAISIDASGLIRYLAFKVLQKGGKVGHRLFFYLYAFFFGLGSFIGNDPIILSGTAFLAYMTRVSSNIIHPRAWIHTQFAIANVASAILVSSNPTNLVLAGAFNIKFIHYTANMIVPVVVTAIVLFPFLLYIVFANEDLIPYSIKMHELPEEVKAKKPVNPNIPHARGHVDEDEADLANNEEGKLLSLEEIMNPFLDKGGAAFGAVIMAATLVTVLAINAASAKSGAHPVFWVTLPAAFVMFCWDIGFGWYHRKETRDIARKGREEFEDAQIARAERKFQQAEEARQTSAANHEVRGETGSSSPKLESKDAQLQESDGVYELNNTSPPAAHVKDGKTILNPAVHAEGHAPTPAILLVENTDDRVLAAMSSAHLERSISPHNGYTEKQEKGNMTSEVNSLEEKSILNQTGSDSPPQGLFVPQSDEDLERRRRNSMASIHGPHGPATLMSLGQDTLRWCQETFPTAAAVVLHLPFALVPFAFCMFILVQGLVTKGWVPVFAYGWEHWVKRTGTVGAIGGDGLPFCYSMQLCRDKHWDHDTAMPDHPEVATDPCSEWCPH; the protein is encoded by the exons aTGGCTCAGAGCGACGGTGATCCTCTGTCGACGAGCCAGATCAAGGACTGGCGGTCCATCATCACGCTGATAGTGTTTATTCTCACAA ACGTCAATGTGCTGTGTCCATTTCACATCCCCATCTACATACCCCGGAAGATATCAGATCTCTTTGAAGACAGTCTTGGAGCTCTAAGAGTTATTCCTAAACGGCGGTATCGCCCTCCTCCGCTtgctgaagacgacgacaatggcaAAATCAAGCCATGGGTACGGCTCAACTTCCCCATGAACTTTGTTACGGCACCTCTCATCGCAGACTTATTTCTactggccatcttggctaTTGGCCGTCAAGAAGTCCACGATGGCATCATCGGCGCCGATAACATTTCACCAATCGATATTatggccttcttcctcaccttGGCCTACATCGCCATATCGATCGACGCATCTGGCCTCATCCGATACTTGGCATTCAAAGTGCTTCAAAAGGGCGGCAAAGTTGGGCATCGACTCTTCTTCTACCTCtatgcttttttctttggcttgggCAGTTTCATTGGCAATGATCCCATCATTCTGTCAGGAACTGCCTTCTTGGCCTACATGACTAGAGTCTCGAGCAACATCATTCATCCGAGAGCATGGATTCACACTCAGTTTGCTATTGCGAATGTCGCATCTGCCATTTTGGTTTCTTCTAACCCGACGAATCTTGTCCTTGCGGGAGCCTTCAACATCAAATTCATCCACTATACCGCCAACATGATTGTTCCTGTCGTCGTTACTGCCATTGTTCTATTCCCTTTTCTGCTATACATCGTCTTTGCAAATGAGGACCTCATTCCGTATTCCATCAAGATGCACGAGCTTCCAGAAGaagtcaaagccaagaaacCTGTGAACCCCAACATCCCCCATGCAAGAGGCCAtgttgacgaagacgaggccgATCTTGCAAACAACGAAGAAGGCAAGTTGCTGTCGCTTGAAGAAATCATGAATCCATTTCTTGACAAGGGCGGAGCCGCATTTGGCGCTGTCATTATGGCTGCTACTTTGGTCACTGTCCTGGCAATCAACGCTGCAAGTGCCAAAAGCGGCGCCCACCCCGTGTTTTGGGTCACTCTTCCGGCAGCCTTTGTCATGTTCTGCTGGGATATTGGTTTTGGATGGTACCACCGAAAGGAAACCCGAGACATTGCGAGAAAGGGTAGAGAAGAATTCGAAGATGCACAAATTGCACGAGCCGAGAGAAAATTTCAACAAGCCGAAGAAGCAAGACAGACTTCCGCTGCCAACCACGAAGTGCGAGGCGAGActggctcttcatctccaaagTTGGAATCGAAAGACGCACAGCTCCAAGAATCAGACGGTGTTTACGAATTGAATAATACCAGTCCGCCAGCTGCACACGTGAAAGACGGGAAAACGATACTAAATCCTGCTGTCCATGCTGAGGGACACGCTCCGACTCCTGCGATTCTCCTGGTCGAAAATACTGATGATCGTGTCCTGGCAGCAATGTCATCGGCCCATTTGGAACGCTCGATATCCCCACATAATGGCTATACAGAGAAACAGGAGAAAGGAAACATGACAAGTGAGGTCAACTCGctcgaagaaaagagcattcTAAACCAAACTGGCTCTGATTCGCCCCCACAAGGTCTTTTTGTGCCCCAGTCGGATGAAGATTTAGAAAGAAGACGCCGAAACTCAATGGCATCTATCCATGGGCCGCACGGGCCAGCCACCCTGATGTCGCTTGGCCAGGACACGCTCAGATGGTGCCAAGAGACATTTCCCACGGCTGCTGCCGTTGTTCTCCACCTCCCGTTCGCCTTGGTTCCGTTCGCCTTTTGCATGTTTATCCTTGTACAAGGGCTGGTAACAAAAGGCTGGGTGCCAGTCTTTGCCTATGGGTGGGAGCACTGGGTAAAGAGAACTGGGACAGTCGGTGCTATTGGGGGGGATGGGCTTCCTTTCTGTTATTCTATGCAAC TTTGCAGGGACAAACATTGGGACCACGATACTGCTATGCCGGATCATCCAGAAGTGGCAACAGATCCATGTAGTGAGTGGTGTCCCCATTAG
- a CDS encoding uncharacterized protein (EggNog:ENOG41~TransMembrane:6 (i78-100o112-131i143-162o223-245i293-315o335-356i)), translated as MPALSWTELLGDVAVSHRSILSTSLESAGNATIPADDGLKVVCAWPVSGQYGPGSRVLYYVLIAACVFARKAEWIKNACLAAALLFPAVAAVHGIVLAALHRDEAVDMDVYGAFQLCSIAILVAPMTVRLSETYFNTRGRNTIFLWAGLVLAGLLSLSIEFYRIQAYPCHQDGQGNPVSNNPSKFPYGDDTTCGLRCSVGDGPSSPMRQGSANNIYVIPVPRILTFGTATLLAAGCCVHTIVWMASMTDKVFESKWKSRLRLGLGADDTPVDETISGTNGATKKSMSGVNNRIRLFLSVVAVPVFGGAGLAIIIVGEINFFSGPVSYQVEPLASIGQWAPIVGTGLAAIGSLYLVLAADVEAAKEESDPHAVQECKCSHQHLEYQSRRESPDTDSSSTDRDGQPQSSGEADSPETPESVHFPAMRHTDTGFSTVSHGVLDRMSTMQTGISNEASTIGRHISSGSTVHRTSTADSGNRRKVANMLISIGNALGNKAHNWVDDYDKSGKALDFPELPGEIWKNPNLPKIRHTYNVPRDADGNATPLPRSRSRAGSYRGTSPQPVLSPSRSQSVVSPSPSLPRQYRASTLPEGYSHGAPNNSPPFLPAQTRGRQRMRSDTLEVPTLSHHNPLNIHYLETATPVAAMSGGRSLPPSPSDNGDGGGDHEELPRGIEAVVSPTIHQSQKHTGTPPPT; from the exons ATGCCGGCGCTTTCATGGACTGAGCTGCttggtgatgttgctgtTTCTCATCGCAGCATTTTATCAACTTCTCTCGAGTCCGCTGGAAACGCCACGATTCCTGCCGACGATGGTCTGAAAGTAGTCTGCGCATGGCCCGTTTCTGGCCAATATGGCCCGGGATCGAGAGTCTT ATACTACGTGCTCATAGCAGCGTGCGTGTTTGCTCGAAAAGCTGAGTGGATCAAAAATGCTTGcttggctgcagcgctgctCTTTCCGGCTGTAGCCGCGGTTCATGGCATCGTCCTTGCAGCTCTGCATCGAGACG AAGCCGTGGATATGGACGTATACGGCGCCTTTCAGCTGTGCTCGATTGCCATTCTGGTCGCTCCAATGACAGTCAGACTGTCTGAGACTTACTTCAATACCCGTGGCCGCAACACAATCTTTTTATGGGCGGGGTTGGTTCTTGCTG GACTGCTTAGCCTATCCATCGAATTCTACCGCATCCAGGCATATCCTTGCCATCAGGATGGCCAGGGAAATCCAGTCTCTAACAATCCCTCGAAATTCCCTTACGGCGATGACACAACATGCGGACTGCGTTGCTCCGTGGGAGATGGGCCGTCTTCTCCCATGAGGCAAGGGTCAGCAAACAACATTTACGTGATTCCCGTTCCTAGAATACTCACATTTGGCACTGCCACACTACTAGCGGCGGGCTGCTGCGTCCATACAATCGTCTGGATGGCGTCCATGACAGACAAAGTATTCGAAAGCAAGTGGAAGTCTCGCCTTCGCCTTGGTCTCGGGGCCGACGATACCCCAGTTGACGAAACAATCTCAGGTACCAATGGTGCAACAAAAAAGTCTATGAGTGGTGTAAACAACAGAATTCGCCTATTCCTCTCCGTCGTGGCCGTTCCCGTGTTTGGGGGCGCCGGGCTTGCCATCATTATAGTCGGAGAGATTAATTTTTTCAGCGGCCCGGTGTCTTATCAGGTCGAGCCTCTAGCAAGCATTG GCCAGTGGGCGCCCATTGTTGGAACGGGATTGGCTGCCATAGGATCTCTTTACCTTGTCCTCGCAGCCGATGTagaggccgccaaggaagagTCCGATCCTCATGCCGTTCAAGAGTGCAAATGTTCCCATCAGCACCTTGAATATCAAAGTCGACGCGAATCTCCTGATACagattcttcttcaactGACCGGGATGGCCAACCTCAGAGttctggagaagcagattcCCCAGAAACACCGGAGTCGGTCCATTTCCCAGCAATGAGGCATACCGATACAGGATTCTCTACTGTATCACACGGTGTTCTTGACCGTATGTCGACCATGCAAACTGGCATTTCGAATGAAGCATCCACCATTGGCCGGCATATATCTTCAGGTAGCACAGTGCATCGGACTTCCACAGCAGACTCGGGCAATAGACGAAAGGTTGCAAATATGCTTATTTCTATAGGCAACGCACTCGGTAACAAGGCGCATAACTGGGTCGATGATTATGATAAATCAGGAAAGGCCCTCGATTTCCCAGAGCTTCCTGGAGAGATTTGGAAAAATCCAAACCTGCCAAAAATTCGGCATACGTACAACGTCCCTCGAGACGCAGATGGTAACGCTACTCCCTTGCCACGCTCTCGTTCCCGAGCGGGCAGCTATCGAGGCACATCACCCCAGCCAGTCTTGTCGCCCTCTCGTTCTCAATCCGTCGTTTCaccttctccctctctcccaCGACAATATCGGGCAAGCACTTTGCCAGAAGGTTATTCACATGGGGCCCCGAACAATAGTCCACCCTTTTTGCCTGCTCAGACCAGAGGGAGGCAGAGGATGCGGAGTGACACCCTTGAAGTTCCTACATTGAGCCATCACAACCCCTTGAATATTCACTACCTCGAAACAGCTACACCGGTGGCAGCTATGAGTGGAGGTCGAAGCCTACCGCCAAGCCCAAGCgacaatggtgatggcggtggAGACCATGAAGAGCTTCCTCGTGGTATAGAAGCTGTTGTCTCACCTACCATTCACCAATCGCAAAAGCACACAGGCACTCCACCCCCAACATGA
- a CDS encoding uncharacterized protein (EggNog:ENOG41~TransMembrane:5 (n3-14c19/20o43-69i99-125o145-165i202-229o235-253i)) yields MDVLFSLPIFGYLLGPALSSWSTSLNLLFFYMTWSTLVLSQPPIVVHIFGILAIRIVFFLIPSLATLFFDVSLPSLAEGIKHGGRSALPPRDAAALAKLLGLVLLNLAIMTAIEGALSFVFMLVFNEPVFKTTTTLPLPWGIAKHVLVLLSARETLLYYIHRFVLHGKSYRWLSKRHQAYAHAKAGAPFSLRLMADHPLPLLFYRFLPLYLSAVLLRPHILTYFFVLTICTLEETLAMSGYTVVPGIIMGGIVQRSAIHYAGKGTSNYGSWGILDWVSGTSKGRDVLEDVKREADKHRVKERSSKKIDQGMSAVREGVKTRRSSRKKASQ; encoded by the coding sequence ATGGACGTCCTCTTCTCGCTCCCCATCTTCGGGTACCTCCTCGGCCCGGCCCTCTCCTCGTGGTCCACCTCGCTCAAcctgctcttcttctacaTGACCTGGTCCACCCTCGTGCTCTCGCAGCCGCCCATTGTCGTGCACATCTTTggcatcctcgccatccGAATAGTCTTTTTCCTCATCCCCTCGCTCGCCACGCTCTTCTTCGACGTCTCGCTGCCCAGCCTCGCAGAGGGCATCAAGCACGGCGGGCGCTCCGCCCTGCCTCCCCGCGATGCCGCCGCGCTCGCCAAGCTGCTCGGCCTGGTGCTGCTAAACCTGGCCATCATGACGGCCATTGAAGGGGCTCTGAGCTTCGTCTTCATGCTCGTCTTCAACGAGCCCGTCTTCAAAACAACCACgacgctgccgctgccgtggGGCATCGCCAAGCACGTCCTCGTCCTGCTCTCGGCGCGCGAGACGCTCCTCTACTACATCCACCGCTTCGTCCTCCACGGCAAATCCTACCGCTGGCTGTCCAAGCGCCATCAAGCCTACGCGCACGCAAAGGCCGGCGCGCCCTTCAGCCTCCGCCTCATGGCCGACcacccgctgccgctgctcttctaCCGCTTCCTGCCGCTGTACCTCTCCgccgtgctgctgcgccCGCACATCCTCACCTACTTCTTCGTCCTGACCATCTGCACGCTCGAGGAAACCCTCGCCATGTCGGGCTACACCGTCGTTCCGGGCATCATCATGGGCGGCATCGTGCAGCGCTCGGCGATCCACTACGCGGGCAAGGGCACGTCCAACTACGGCTCGTGGGGCATCCTGGACTGGGTCAGCGGGACGAGCAAGGGGAGGGATGTGCTGGAGGATGTCAAGAGGGAGGCGGACAAGCATCGTGTCAAGGAGCGGTCGTCCAAGAAGATTGATCAGGGCATGAGTGCGGTGAGGGAGGGggtgaagacgaggaggagcagtAGGAAGAAGGCATCGCAGTGA
- a CDS encoding uncharacterized protein (EggNog:ENOG41~TransMembrane:2 (o289-312i332-352o)), translated as MSRLAGWFRSGAKTENGSNSSLAATDSIVKEKENLVEAMNWIELIMNDDIDGAWEKLQTGDSSFHEMGSAVAFFMRSVLGFEKQIMTEATARLNDCETRAWSDLKRAQKHGAAYNSSKLYPPGTEYELIIAETQLMGAVVGVLHESLVEAMKSFYKLRKAFLTLDAIVASEEKIFKKPTPGSSRMSLIGSSSPADGSETESNGNTATPSGSDSETFVDARETLSGLQTPSDQTDASSTSAASKLEKLSISKLEDTSKLSLRSRDSDLSSDVELDNPVDKFIHSGANMCFGVLLLILSLIPPAFSRILSVVGFHGDRRRAVKMLWKSAAHSNINGAVAGMMLLVYYNGLLGAADILPDRRDYDEDAEAVGPPIEKCEQLLAEMRRRYPDSQLWRVEESRMLANERKITEALELLRSGKESKMKQVAALNNFELSLDAMMSYEWVLMRDSFLRCLEVNDWSPSLYYYLAGCASLELYRDAFHSGDKDEARRQKVKTEDFFRKAPTVTGKKRLMARQLPLETFLQRKVQKWEDRAKALGVDLADVTGSSPALEMCYVWNGQKRMGTAQLEKGLDYLKWERCTASKEVVAKIQEEKDEMAVWAVSMASLLRGLGKLDEARTLLQEKVIAHDRSVFKGTSKDDYVLPSATYELGAIAWAECCNLPEGEAKEILEFRRQKMVACEEQLNKVKVWEAYVLDTRIGLRAQSGLETLAWFKKKNGW; from the exons ATGAGTCGTTTAGCCGGTTGGTTCCGCTCTGGCGCGAAAACCGAAAATGGTTCCAACTCGAGCCTTGCCGCCACGGATAGCAtcgtcaaggagaaggagaactTGGTGGAGGCAATGAATTGGATCGAGCTCATCATGAACGACGACATTGACGGCGCCTGGGAGAAGTTGCAGACGGGCGACTCCTCCTTCCACGAAATGGGCTCTGCGGTGGCCTTCTTCATGCGATCCGTGCTGGGCTTTGAGAAGCAGATCATGACTGAGGCCACGGCAAGACTGAATGACTGTGAAACCAGGGCGTGGTCAGATCTCAAACGGGCGCAGAAGCACGGCGCGGCTTACAACAGCAGTAAGCTCTATCCGCCGGGGACCGAGTACGAGTTGATCATTGCCGAGACGCAGCTGATGGGCGCCGTCGTGGGCGTGCTGCACGAGAGCCTGGTCGAGGCCATGAAGAGCTTCTACAAGCTGCGAAAGGCGTTCCTGACGCTCGATGCCATTGTGGCGTCGGAGGAAAAGATTTTCAAGAAACCGACTCCGGGCTCATCCCGCATGTCGCTCATAGGGAGCAGCTCACCTGCCGATGGATCGGAGACGGAGTCTAATGGAAACACGGCAACGCCTAGTGGAAGTGACTCGGAGACCTTTGTAGATGCCAGGGAAACTCTGTCCGGACTGCAGACGCCAAGCGATCAGACCGATGCTtcgtcgacgtcggcggcctcgaagctggagaagctgagcATTAGCAAGCTGGAGGATACGTCGAAACTGAGCCTGCGGTCTAGAGATTCCGATTTGAGCTCAGACGTCGAACTGGACAATCCCGTCGACAAGTTCATTCACTCTGGAGCCAACATGTGTTTTGGAGTCTTATTGCTCATCCTCAGTCTCATCCCTCCTGCCTTCTCACGCATCCTCTCCGTTGTTGGATTCCATGGGGATCGGCGACGAGCTGTCAAGATGCTCTGGAAGTCGGCTGCGCACTCCAATATCAACGGCGCCGTGGCGGGCATGATGCTGTTGGTGTATTACAACGGACTGCTTGGAGCCGCGGACATTCTGCCGGATCGCAGAGACTATGATGAGGATGCCGAGGCTGTCGGACCCCCGATTGAAAAATGCGAGCAGCTCTTGGCTGAGATGCGACGACGATATCCCGACTCACAGCTGTGGCGAGTGGAGGAATCGAGAATGCTGGCAAACGAACGAAAGATTACGGAAGCATTGGAATTGCTCAGGTCGGGCAAGGAGTCGAAAATGAAGCAGGTTGCTGCTCTCAACAACTTTGAGCTATCACTGGACGCCATGATGTCCTACGAATGGGTGCTGATGCGCGATTCATTCCTGAGGTGCTTGGAAGTCAACGACTGGAGCCCATCACTCTACTACTACCTGGCTGGCTGCGCGTCTTTGGAGCTTTACCGAGACGCTTTTCACAGCGGCGACAAGGACGAGGCAAGACGACAAAAGGTCAAGACGGAAGACTTCTTCCGCAAAGCGCCAACGGTGACTGGCAAGAAGCGACTCATGGCACGCCAACTGCCTCTGGAGACATTCTTACAGCGAAAGGTTCAGAAGTGGGAGGACCGAGCCAAAGCCTTGGGCGTTGATTTGGCGGATGTTACTGGATCAAGCCCTGCACTGGAGATGTGCTACGTGTGGAATGGACAGAAGCGCATGGGCACAGCacagctggagaaggggCTTGATTATCTCAAGTGGGAGAGATGCACTGCGAGCAAGGAAGTCGTAGCCAAgattcaagaagagaaggatgaAATGGCTGTGTGGGCGGTGAGCATGGCATCGTTGCTTAGAGGTCTGGGCAAGCTGGACGAGGCTAGAACACTGCTGCAGGAGAAGGTCATTGCTCACGACCG ATCTGTCTTCAAAGGCACCTCCAAGGATGACTATGTCCTGCCATCCGCCACTTATGAACTGGGTGCCATTGCGTGGGCTGAGTGCTGCAATCTTCCAGAGGGCGAAGCTAAAGAAATTCTGGAGTTTAGACGCCAGAAGATGGTGGCATGCGAGGAGCAGCTCAACAAAGTCAAGGTCTGGGAGGCCTACGTCTTGGATACGAGAATCGGCTTAAGAGCGCAGAGCGGATTGGAAACTCTAGCTTGgtttaagaagaagaatgggtGGTGA